Within Trichocoleus sp., the genomic segment CAGCCGCAGATCTGGAAATTCGAGCCGGTCAGATTACCCAGATTTTGCCTGCGGGAAGTCGATCGCCTGATGCCACTCCTGGTTTTGATTTGAAGCGAGGCATCGTGTTTCCCTGTTTTGTTGATATGCACACTCACCTGGATAAAGGGCATATCTGGGGACGATCGCCCAATGTGGATGGCACGTTTCAATCGGCGCTGGATGCGGTTCACAAGGACTCTGTACAGAACTGGAACGCAGAAGATGTCTATCGGCGCATGGAGTTTGGGCTAAAGTGCAGCTATGCTCACGGAACTCAGGCAATCCGCACCCATATTGATGCTTTAGGGGAGCAGGCAGAGATTAGCTTTGGGGTGTTTCAAGCACTTCGGGCAGAATGGGCAGATCGGCTGACGCTGCAAGCTGTCTCCCTGGTGCCGCTCGATTATTATTCGACGCCAGGAGGCGAAAAGCTGGCAGACCTCGTTGCAGCCGCAGGCGGGATATTGGGCGGAGTGGGCTGGATGAGTCCGGAGCTGGAGGCACAGATCGATCGCGTTTTTGCCCTGGCGCAGGAGCGAAACCTCAACCTCGATTTTCATGTGGATGAAAGCGGCAACCCAGCGGATATTATGCTGCGCTATGTCGCGGATGCGGCACTACGTCATCACTTTACGGGACAAGTCATTTGTGGACATTGCTGTAGTCTTGCGGTGCAGTCTCCGCCAGAAGTCCTTAAAACGCTGAATCAGGTCAAGCAAGCCAAAGTTGGGATTGTCAGTTTGCCAATGTGCAATCTTTATTTGCAAGACCGCAATCAGCAGTCGGCGTTGAATCAGGAGATGCGCCTCTCAGAATGGGATGCGGCAGCAGCAGAATTTCCAACCCAAACCCCTCGCTGGCGGGGTGTGACTCTGGCACACGAGTTGAAGCATTCTGGCATTCCGATCGCGTTTGCCAGCGACAACTGCCGCGATCCTTTCTATGGCTATGGGGATCACGACGGGTTGGAAGTGCTGACTCAAGCCACACGCGCCGTTCAACTAGATGCCCCTTATGGAGACTGGAGCCGCAGCGTTACCATGACCCCGGCTGAGCTAATGGGGCTTCCTACACTGGGGCGCATTACCGTTGGTATGTCTGCGGATCTGGTTCTGTTCAAAGCCCGCTATTTCAGCGAATTGTTTGCTCGCTCTCAGCATGATCGGGTGGTGCTGCGAAAGGGTCAGGCGATCGATCGCACCTTGCCGGACTATGCCGAGTTAGACGATTTGCTTTAAGGCGTCCAGTCAACGAATTGAGTCAATCACGAGTCAATCAACAATCTGAGGGTGGGTTTGGCAATGACGCGATCGGTCAGATCATGCCATTTCGGTTAAACCTGCCCCCGTCTCATGCCCGCTCAAAGCTTCAGCAAAAGCTGCTCGAACTCCCACAGCAGATAGCCGCCTAGCCCTCTCGAATAGCGCCACCATCCGGGCAGGATGAAAATGTACTGTCGGGGTAAATTGCCTCTGGGAGCCTGAATATCGTACCCAAAGTTATCCCATTGCAGCAGCCAGGCATTATTGACATACCAGCCGACAGCAATGCCAAATCGCAGCTCGCTGCGCGTCCGAATATCCATGATTCTGTCAGACTTTAAGCTAACGGCTTGCCAGATCGTCTTCTGGACACTGAAGCCAAATCGTTCGTTGCTATAGTTCAGCCAGAGTAAATCGATCGCCCCCAGCACATCCAGCGACAGCTTTTTGACATCTTCCGGACGCAGCCATCCCTCCTTTTCTCTGCCTGAAACTTTCAGCAGCAGCATCTTTGTTTCCAGATCGGCTTCTTTCCAGCGGTTTAGATGGAGAAGTTCCTCCAGATGGTTCAGATCAACCCCAGCCACCGAGGTTTTGTGATAGACCGAGCCTTTGGACGACGAGACTGTAGCAGTTTCAGGGAGAGAAGCCTGCAAGAATTCGTACGCTATGTTGAGTTGTTTCAGCTTTTCCTGGGCTTTCTTTTGCAATCGCGGATGATCGACAAACCGATCGGGATGCCAGACAAAAACCAGATCTCGATAAGCCTGCTTAATTTCTGCTTCAGATGCGCCCGGCTCAAGTTCTAGAACTTTCAAGTAAGTATTGATGTCAGTCATATCGCAGGAGGCAGGCGTCAGGGGATAGGGAGCAAACGGTGAGTCTGGGAATTTTGCTCGATCGATTGGTCCTAACCATTGTGACGACTGCGATTAGAGTGACAGTAGGATTGGATCTCGGTGGCATCTGGATCGAGCAGGCTCTCCATCAAGGGAGACGATCGTTTCTGGCAACGCCTCTACTTTCAACTATCACACAAAATTTTCCTGGAGATAGTTTGGTTGTGGCTCTGTAAACGGTTCTAACGGCATCGCTCCA encodes:
- a CDS encoding cytosine deaminase, yielding MPLLNSATPHYWLTNAHIPAALLVDCPLPTNGEFAAADLEIRAGQITQILPAGSRSPDATPGFDLKRGIVFPCFVDMHTHLDKGHIWGRSPNVDGTFQSALDAVHKDSVQNWNAEDVYRRMEFGLKCSYAHGTQAIRTHIDALGEQAEISFGVFQALRAEWADRLTLQAVSLVPLDYYSTPGGEKLADLVAAAGGILGGVGWMSPELEAQIDRVFALAQERNLNLDFHVDESGNPADIMLRYVADAALRHHFTGQVICGHCCSLAVQSPPEVLKTLNQVKQAKVGIVSLPMCNLYLQDRNQQSALNQEMRLSEWDAAAAEFPTQTPRWRGVTLAHELKHSGIPIAFASDNCRDPFYGYGDHDGLEVLTQATRAVQLDAPYGDWSRSVTMTPAELMGLPTLGRITVGMSADLVLFKARYFSELFARSQHDRVVLRKGQAIDRTLPDYAELDDLL
- a CDS encoding GUN4 domain-containing protein; translation: MTDINTYLKVLELEPGASEAEIKQAYRDLVFVWHPDRFVDHPRLQKKAQEKLKQLNIAYEFLQASLPETATVSSSKGSVYHKTSVAGVDLNHLEELLHLNRWKEADLETKMLLLKVSGREKEGWLRPEDVKKLSLDVLGAIDLLWLNYSNERFGFSVQKTIWQAVSLKSDRIMDIRTRSELRFGIAVGWYVNNAWLLQWDNFGYDIQAPRGNLPRQYIFILPGWWRYSRGLGGYLLWEFEQLLLKL